In Armatimonadota bacterium, the genomic stretch TCGAAGACCTGGTTGTCGGCGTCATGCGCGACGGATTCGAAAAGGCTGTCGAGCTGCGAGCAGACCGAGTGGGCGAGATCACCAAGGGCCTGCCTCCGATTCCTGGCCTTGGGATGTAACGGTTGCTATTCGCAAAGCCGCTTGCCGAGCTGATTGCGGAGCTTGAGAAACTGCCAGGCGTGGGTCCAAAAAGTGCTCAGCGCCTGGCATATCATTTGTTAAGAGTCCCATTGCACGAGGCTTCGGCTCTGTCTACTGCAATCATGGCGGCCAAGGAAAAGCTGCAGTTCTGCCTGCGATGCCAAAACATTTCCGAGTTTGAAGAGTGCGAGATTTGTCGCGATATTCGGCGTGATAAGACTCTCATGTGCGTGGTTGCCGAGCCTAGAGATATCGTCGCCCTGGAGCGAATCAACGACTACAA encodes the following:
- the recR gene encoding recombination mediator RecR → MLFAKPLAELIAELEKLPGVGPKSAQRLAYHLLRVPLHEASALSTAIMAAKEKLQFCLRCQNISEFEECEICRDIRRDKTLMCVVAEPRDIVALERINDYKGRYHVLHGLMSPVDGIGPEQLRIRELLGRLQDEPVGEIIVATNPTIEGDTTALYLAKLLKPIGIRITRIAHGMPSGGELDYADSATLLSAMEFRREM